ACATGGAAGTTTGAGTGAACTCTTTTTTAGAAGGGTTAAAAGGCATGTGTTTTAATAGCTTGAAGCTCTTAACATGCAGAAGCTTTTTTTCTCCCCTTATTTTGTAAGGAATGCATGAACCTTGTTCAGCCACGGCGGGAgttcggtgtgtgtgtgtggggggggggggggggtggggggttgggAAGGGAAGGATTGGATGGACGACTTATTAATCACCCCCTCCCTGAATGAAGTGATGGGTGTGCTCAAACTTTCCACAAAGCTCATGGATAGAAATGAGTTGCGAAAAACACGCATGCACATGTACGCACGTATACAACATTAGATGCATCCTGAATAAGTTGTCTGAACAATCCACTTgggatggtaaaaaaaaacacccaaagtGACTGATTTGCTGTTGATTAAATCAAGATTAGACTTATGCTCCTGCTAAgccttttttaaaattttattaATGTCttgattgatttgtttatttttttttcatttatgtctTTATTGATTTTGACACTATTACTAAACCGTTTCAAACactttgccccctccccccccctttttttttttacagaaaatgtGACATGCTCAGCACTCCAGTTCAGCTGTGGGCCTGGCCTGAATTGTATCCCCCTAACTTGGCGTTGTGACCATGATGTCGATTGTGGATCAAGGGCTGATGAACAGAACTGTGGTAAGAATTTCCTGccttttatttgttgttttgtttgtgtgtgtgtgtgtgtgtgcttgaatTTCAACTCTATTTTGTCAAAACACAGATTAGTTTAAAATGGCTCCTGCAATTAGACTCTTGGAGTGTAATTTGCCAGTAGTACCAGTAAGTCAGTGCAGACATTGTGCAACACAAGTTCCTAAATGCCCATCATCCTTTTTCTCTCGCATCACTAGATGCCCTCACGTGCGCCGCCAACCAGTTCACCTGCAACAACAAGAAGTGTATCACGCTCACCTGGGTGTGTGACGGCGACAACGACTGCGGAGACGGCTCAGACGAGCTGGACTGCCCTGCCCACACCTGTGCGCCGAACGAGTTCCGCTGCGGGGGCAACGAGAGCACGTGCATCCCCCAGCGCTGGAAGTGCGATGGGGACATCGACTGCCCCGACAGGTCTGATGAGAGCGTGGAGGTCTGCGGAGAGGTCCCCAGCACACCTTGTGCAACTGGACAATTCGCCTGCGGGAATGGGGAATGCATCCACCAGGCCTGGAGGTGCGACGGCGAAAGAGACTGCCTCGATGGATCTGACGAGACACCTGAACTATGTCGTAAGTTCAGAGAGGCAGACTAGCTAGTTTCAAAATTTTTATCGGAATCCGTGCAGAAAAAGTTTTACCCTTGGTATAGATGGCagttgatttttttcatttgctaTTTTGTTTCTCCAAAGAGTTTGTCATGGTTATTTCatgcttgtttttttcttctcatacaGAGGCTTCAATTGCCCCCACGTGTGCCGAGGGAGAGTTCTTGTGCGCCAATGGCATCTGTGTCCATGGCAACATTGAGTGTGACGGCATCCGCCAGtgcagtgatggcagtgacgAAGCCAATTGCGAAGGTGAGCATAACATACTGAACAAAGCCCGAGtgctttttgaagttttgaccCGGGTCATGCATCCGCACAATTTTTGCCATGACCAAGTCTTGAATGTCGCAATGTATCTTGGTGGAAGAAATTACACAGTTGTGTTAGTCTGTATCATGAAAATCACATACCACGTCTGTGTAAGCAGTCTATTCCCCATGCATATctggaaacaaaaatatttaaatgagatatgttgaaaatgtgtctttaAATTTTTCCATGTTTCTACCCGTTTCATTCCACCAGCCGTGTCCGACTGTGACCCTCTGACGCACTTCCAGTGCTCAAACTCGACGTGTATACCAAACCTGCGTGTGTGCAATGGCGTGCCCAACTGCCCCAACAATGAAGATGAGCCAGGCCCAAGTGTTTGCAGTAAGTGTCCCACCCAAATTTTTGTCTCTGAATTGAAGTATGCTGTCTGCTCCTTTTGCTTACTAAGTTAACAATGAGACTGGATGATATTGGTGGAGATTCAACCTCATACATGCAATTTTATGATTTGTTTGTATCTAACTAAGTGCTAATTGTTGCAAGCAAAAGGCAGGTGAAAGAGTTCCAGAATCCCAACAATTCAttgttaaaatgtcaaaatatcaacCATTGGAGAGTATCGGTAAATCACCGTAATTGAGTCTGGCCTGATGGAAATTTGTCACTTCAACAGTGCAGATTTGTGTGGCATTGCTTATCAGATGTGGTTAGTGGGAAGTGAAAGGCACATAATGATCCAGAGATCGTTATAGATTTGTGTGATGTAAATAATTCTTACTACTCCTGTCCTTCTGCAGATGTTAACGAGTGTGACACAGCCAACGGTGGTTGcagtcatacatgtacagagCTGCCCATCGGAAGGCTGTGCTCTTGTCCGGAGGGCTACGAGCTGGTCAACGACACCCAGTGTGTGGACATCAACGAATGCAAGACGGTGCCCGGCATCTGCAGCCAAGAATGCATCAACACGGAGGGACACTACAAATGCTTCTGCGAAGAAAACTACACACTCGAGACCATCAGGGGGCGAGGCCACTGCAAGGCCAACCCCGAGTTTGGCAGCCCCCGCCTCCTTGTGGCCAATCGGCAAGAAATCAGCATCTTTGACACCAGGACCTACAACGGAGACTTCATCACCCAGTCCCCAGAGAGTGCTGTGGCCGTGGACTTTGATTACCAATCCAATACCCTCTTCTGGTCCGATGTCCGAATGGAACACCTGTCAAAGTAAGATATATTGAAATTTACGATACTTTCAGTTTCTACAGTTTTTGCCTCTTGTGAATACATAGACTTAATGTCAAAAAGTAGAAGAGGAATTTAATTTCTTTCTAGAATTGGACTAATATGGTAATAATGTATGGAAATCAGAAATACTTCCTGTTTCCTCTCATGCTCACTTTGTCCCCTTTTTTTCACTTGGCAGAACTCAACTTCTATCTGAAAATGCCATCACACCCGAGATAGTGACAACGTCTGTGAAGACTTCTGATGGCATTGCTGTAGACTGGATCAACAAGCTCCTGTACTGGACGGACACTGGTTTGGATCAGATCGGTGTCTCAAACTTTGATGGCTCCAAGAAGGCTCTCCTGATCACCACCGGCCTCGACGAGCCGCGAGCGATCGCCGTGGACCCCGAGTCGGGCCTGATGTTCTGGAGCGACTGGGGCGATGTGAGCAGGATCGAGCGTGCAGGAATGAACGGCCAGGAGCGGCAGGTCATCGTGTCCACTGGTGTGGTCTGGCCCAACGGCCTCACCATTGACTACAGCCTGGACCTTGTTTACTGGATCGATGCCAAAGAGCAGAGTATCAGCTCGGTTAACTTCAACGGCGGCAACAGGCGCATTATTGTGGCAGGACAGGACCGCATCAGCCATCCTTTCAGCATCGCCGTCTTCGAGGACTACGTCTACTGGACGGACTGGTCGAGGGCTAGTGTGGAGCGTGCGGACAAGTTCAGCGGCTCAAACCAGACGGCAGTCGTCACAGGACTGGTTTCCCCAATGGATGTGGTGGTCGTCCACCCTCTCAAGCAACCAAATGGTGAGAACCATTCGCATGTAAGAAATGTAGTAGACTTTTCTCTGCAGGTTTGTGAAGAAGTGATGTATCCCAAGTTGGATGGCATTGACTTTGTAACTTTTGCCCATTTGTTTTTAATCCTTTGTGCGGTTGCTTCTCCGTGCGTAAAGTGGCTAAGTAGGTTTTTTAGGTTTTCAAAATATAATGTACAGAAAGGTAATTTGTGCCCCACTCTTCTATTTGTCTTGCAGTGACTGGAGTCAACCACTGTGCCCAAGACAACGGGATGTGCTCTCACCTGTGTGTGGCAGCCCCACAAGTGGATGGACCAGCCTACTACTCTTGTGTCTGCGATGTGAACGTGGTGCTCACTGCCGACGGCCACACCTGCGAGGGCGATATTCCCCACCCAAGCGTCAGCCAGCCCCCAGTGCGTCCGACAACCCCAGTCGTCGTCACATCGCAGCGGCCGACCCCCACCAAGGGCGTACCTGCTGCACCATCAACCTCCGAAGCCGCCAGACCGACCAACGCACCCACCAAGCCTGCCCCCGCTACCACAGAACACAGCAGCCCTGTGTTGACAGACGAGCCCGGCTCAGTCGTAACCCACCAACCACCACAGAACCAGAGCATGATCATCACAACTGTTATTGGGCTActtgtgtttttatttgtcaTCGTTGTCCTCATCTTATTTGTGCTATACAGGTGAGATACAATATCAACTCAGCGTAACATCATTAATTAATCATCAGACCTTGTGTCACACTTGCGTATAATGGCAGGATAGCCAGAAAATTGTGGATTTGCAAAGTATGATTACACATGTAccatcagttttgaaatgaagcCATAGTAAGTCTTAAGAAGAAATCACTGTCtattgtaacttcaaaaatcgAGTGAAGTGCTAAATATTTTTCCCCCATCAATGTGCTTCAATCCTACCAGGAGACACACTCGAAGCAAGAAGAGGACCATGCACTTTGACAACCCAGTCTACCGCAAGACCACCACGGAAGAGGCCTGCACTCTAGATCCTCAGCCGGTGTACGACCACAATCCAGGCAAAGGTGTCAAAAATGGCAGCGCCTACGTTTTGGTGAGTAAAGAGTTCTTTATAGAGTTTATTTTGATGCTCACATTGCATAAAATCAATATGATATTCTTGCAGAGGACCCTAATGTTTTTGCGGtacattattcaaatttcaGATGATTGTATAGAATTGTGACCTTTCAACCATCAGTGTGCGAATTTGAGTGGACGAAAATGTATAGATTAAATGACAATTACAGTGAGACCTATGAGTGGACAAATAGACAATATAAATTTTAGAAAGTAAATGAATTGGtttaatcaaattttggtcaTACCAGAGTAGTTAATGCAACAATTTCAATACCTGTGTGAGTAGccatttatatatttgtttttcatttctttgcagATTGATGAAGACAATTCATAATGGTAGCTGCTGTGTCCTGCTGGACCAAACAAAGAAGCAGTGTTATGTGTTAGTCTCATCCGGCCCAACTGTCATTGCCAGCCAGCCGAAATTCCTCTACGGCAAGCTCGAAACGAACCGCCCCGTCTTCTACTAACGGCAGAGTCACATCCAGAGACTGAAATGATTACGGATTGAGTGTGTTTCTGTTTCCCGACTGCCGTGGAAGAGAGCCTTGCATCGAGCTGCAGAAATCCCATCGCGTCTGCCAGGGCCGTCAGAGTTCGTGCTCGGAAGACGGCAGCCCGCGAAGTGTGATTAATCCTTGGGACAGTCAccaggacattttttttttagttcaccCAGCCCAGTTGCAACGTTGTTGCCCTTTTTGACTGATGCTATCTTCAAAGGATTACGAAGGGCAAGAGCAAAGGCAGCGTCACACACCGATACTTAAGATGCGGAGAAAAGCGGAGAACGGAGACAACATTTTGGTGCTACATGCCTACCATTTGGTGGGTACAAAGACACAAAGAGGAAGAAAACAGAATGTCACTCTTCCTTCGTGTCTGCCGGACACTCAAAACTTCTcgcctcttctctctctctgcccccccccccccatatgtgAATACATGGGAGGTGATCCCTGTCAGAACCTTTTTCTTAGTTGACCCTCAGACACTGTGCCTTCATTAATGACTCCCCAAGTAATGACCTCCCAAGCAATTTGGCAGAACACTTCAGAAGATACCTCAAGAATTCAATTGCCCTTGCTAAAATTGTTAGGTTTAGGTAGATTTATTCAGACTCTGGTGCTGGTCTCTTGTGgagttttgcatattttgtattAAACCTATAACCATTCCACATGTTGAGGCAGTATCCCGTTTGGCTGTTAGATTATTGTTATCGTTTTGCCTTCGGGCATGTTATTGTAAATAGATAAACATGTTTTATGCAATGAAGATGCCGTGTATGATATGTAGATATAAACCTGTACAGAGCGGATGATGTAAGCGTAAAatgcctgtacaatgtatatgttgCACCAGCCTATGTAATTATTATATATGACTGACCGTCATTCATATGTAAATATAGAGATTATTGACCACTATGTCCTGTACAAGGTATGCAGACTAGtggaaatatttattttgtacatacagAGAATTTAGACGTAGATGCTTTCATTGGAGAGGTGATAGCAGATTTGGGTTATCGCCTGGTTCAGAGAAGGAAAGGACGTATCACTATCTAGACTGAACTAGGATGAAACTCGCAGGAGTAGAgtagaaaggaagaaatagacCTTTTTGTTATGAGAAGGCATAACGTGAAATATtagaaagcacacacaaaaaaagaagcaagGATGAGCGAGTGAcaattttttgttctttcttggCAGTACGTACGTCCAGTTTGCCAAATGAGGAAGACATCTGTATTTGTTAGAAGTACATCTCAAAGTtcacttgcaaaaaaaaaaaaaaaaaatacaaaatggaaaaaaaaaaattataaacgtagatgaaaatgtgaaaggtGAAATGATATGGTACTGCCTTTTATCTGCAGTATGAAAAAGAGTTTAGTGATGTAACGAGGAATGTAACTTCCATTTGTGAGGCTCCTCGTGCAATGTGTAAGGAGATAGGCAGCAATAAGATATTGCCttcgttgttttcattctgAAATTTGTTGTCGCGGCTACTTACAGTGTGGCTACGATGCGCTGCGTCTCTATGAGATTGGCAACTGCGGTCGTGGGAAACGTCTCCATGCCTCTCTCGTTACGAAAGTGATTGTTCCCAGTGAAATACGAAGCAACACACATCTTTTTCTCATTTATCCTGCTTACCAATAAGTAGATAGAGCACGTTGTGCGTACATGCTTTTTCTGTCAAACTTGCATAGATATTTACAGTTTCAGGTGTTCTATATTTCATAATGGGTTTTTAAATGCTTcagatttacatttttttttttatttttattgatgcCTTTTCCCCAGATACATcgaaatataattatatacatattatttttTGTAACTCGTTAGTAACCGAATACATGTAGAAGTTGCAACATGACGGCTACATGTGCAAACAAACATTGCAAGAGTATTCCGGTGCCGCACAGAAGCCCGACCACAACTATTGTGATGGTAGAATGATAGTCCAAAGTAGTGCCTCTGTAGTAGGAGTAGACTAGTTGGTAGTGACGGCAAGTTTGAAATACGAAAGGGATTGGCATCTGTAATATCTTTTCCATTGAACTGAGATGTAGCAGAAAAAAAGCATTTACACGCTTTCACAGTGCATATATATTGTAGCCTACTTGAAATAATTGGCCTGGGCAAACCTTGATTTGTATGTGCACATATTGTGATAACAAAGTATTCCTCACTTTATGCGTACAATATTTCTTACTTATTCTGGCGTCGGAAAATTAGTGCTCGAGTCGGCAAATGCCTATGTTGGGTAGAAGAacaaggggagaaaaaaaaagaaacaacactCCAACATTGCGCTATTGTGACATCTTGCCTTGTAACAAGCGGGCAACATGTGTGTGATAAGACTATGGTATACCGCCCGTTGTACAGGGAATTTGTCACAATTGCGCCCTGACTTGTTCTTCCACCAAACAAGAATGAAAGGGAGAAGGAAAGtgtgaataaatttcatttgattctCTCTTTCACGTTTTGCTTTCACCGTTATCCCTATGCACGGGTCACTGCTTGTAATTTTCCAGTAACCACAGTATGAAGAACACTGACCATGTAGGCTTGATACTATAATTATAAACTTGTATATCATTGAAGAGAGGCTAGTAACCAGTCTGTATAaatgttatatattatatacataaaacaTCAATACAATCGCTGCTGAGGACTTCATTCTTTTAGATGTCCAATGCATTTTTGAGctttttccatgtgcttgcaagaCAACTCGAactgtgtacagtgtacatggagTAAATATATTAGTATATACATGGAATGCAAGTGTGTATAAGAAATAGCATGGACGCTTTCTTCAAAGAAAAACGAAACTAAAAAGGTGTGCTACATTGTTTTTTAAAAA
This sequence is a window from Diadema setosum chromosome 13, eeDiaSeto1, whole genome shotgun sequence. Protein-coding genes within it:
- the LOC140237218 gene encoding LOW QUALITY PROTEIN: low-density lipoprotein receptor-related protein 8-like (The sequence of the model RefSeq protein was modified relative to this genomic sequence to represent the inferred CDS: inserted 1 base in 1 codon), producing MSGGDRHGGILVNKLAVHRNLNVLAPPHPLPHRVFPAGGDATEXKDCSDGSDEIGCENVTCSALQFSCGPGLNCIPLTWRCDHDVDCGSRADEQNCDALTCAANQFTCNNKKCITLTWVCDGDNDCGDGSDELDCPAHTCAPNEFRCGGNESTCIPQRWKCDGDIDCPDRSDESVEVCGEVPSTPCATGQFACGNGECIHQAWRCDGERDCLDGSDETPELCQASIAPTCAEGEFLCANGICVHGNIECDGIRQCSDGSDEANCEAVSDCDPLTHFQCSNSTCIPNLRVCNGVPNCPNNEDEPGPSVCNVNECDTANGGCSHTCTELPIGRLCSCPEGYELVNDTQCVDINECKTVPGICSQECINTEGHYKCFCEENYTLETIRGRGHCKANPEFGSPRLLVANRQEISIFDTRTYNGDFITQSPESAVAVDFDYQSNTLFWSDVRMEHLSKTQLLSENAITPEIVTTSVKTSDGIAVDWINKLLYWTDTGLDQIGVSNFDGSKKALLITTGLDEPRAIAVDPESGLMFWSDWGDVSRIERAGMNGQERQVIVSTGVVWPNGLTIDYSLDLVYWIDAKEQSISSVNFNGGNRRIIVAGQDRISHPFSIAVFEDYVYWTDWSRASVERADKFSGSNQTAVVTGLVSPMDVVVVHPLKQPNVTGVNHCAQDNGMCSHLCVAAPQVDGPAYYSCVCDVNVVLTADGHTCEGDIPHPSVSQPPVRPTTPVVVTSQRPTPTKGVPAAPSTSEAARPTNAPTKPAPATTEHSSPVLTDEPGSVVTHQPPQNQSMIITTVIGLLVFLFVIVVLILFVLYRRHTRSKKRTMHFDNPVYRKTTTEEACTLDPQPVYDHNPGKGVKNGSAYVLIDEDNS